A region of the Deltaproteobacteria bacterium genome:
CTTATGTCGATCAATATCTTCTTTCCATGGGGGAGATGTGGAAGAGGGCCGCCCGGTTATATGACGGGGAGGCCTTCTTCGACCTGGCCCTGATCCCAATCTATTCCCGGGCCTTTTACAACAACCATTATGATTGGCTGGCCAACCGACGGCAGCTTTTTAAGGATTTTCTGACCAGGGAATGGTTTGACGGCTTTATCAGGCTGGCCTCCTCCAATGCCACCTATGATCTGAGAGCGGAAATGGCCGCCATAAAACATCCGACCCTGCTGATCGCCGCCCAGGAGGACATCATAACACCCTATGTCCAGATGCTTGAAATGAGCCGGGCCATGGCCAACTCCCAGTTTGTCTGTATCCCTGAAGCCGGTCATGCGGCCTTTCTGGAAAAGATCGATACCTTTTGTACCCTGGTGAAAGGTTTTTTGGGCTAAGGAAGAGACTGAAAGTTCAATGAGGCCCTCTGGTTGGCAAGGTCAGGAACCCCGACTGGCGATCCAGATCATGTGATGTCCTCCGCCTCGAGGACCTCGAGCCCTTGCTTCGACCTCTTCCACCTCGAAGCCCGTCCGGCGTAAACGACGGCTAAAGGTCCGATTGGAACCGGTTGACCAGATGGCTAAAACACCCCCAGGACGCAAGGCCCCGAAGGCGGCCTCCAATCCGGCCCGGGTGTAATGCCAGTCATTGGCCTTTCGGATCAGGTCTTCCGGGCCGTTATCTATATCCAGCAAGATGGCGTCAAAGGTTTTGTCCTCCGTCTTGAGAATCCGGGCCACGTCCTCTATTCGGATAATGACCCGCCTGTCCTGAAGAGGATGGCCGGCCAGGACAGATAGAGGCCCCTGGTTCCAGGCGACCACTGCCGGAACCAATTCGGCTACTACCACCAAACTATCGGCCCTGAGTTGGCGCAAAGCTGCAGCCAGGGTATATCCCATACCCAGACCTCCGATCAGGACCCGGACACGAGGATGGCCGGCTATTTTTGCACAGGCCAGGTCGGCCAGGACATCCTCGGATCCATGTCGTCGGCTGTTCATGAGCTCCCGGCCGCCCACCCTGATCGAGAACTCCCGGCCCCGCTGGTAGAGGAGAAGATCTTGGTCGCTTCCGGGCATGCGGACCCTGTCCAGGACCTGCCAGGGAATCACGGGGTCCTCTTTAAAATCCAAAACCCGGTTGTTCCGGCCAAAAGCGAACTGACTAAAACAGCGACCTTAGAATTCCGGAGGTTTGTTCTCATTTTTTAACGAAAACCTTGTTTTTTAGAACTTCCTCGATCTGGTCGAGGTGCATTTTCCGATGATCGGATCGATAAAGCCTGAACCGCTCCCCGAGGCTTTCGATGGCGGCGATCAGCTCCTCA
Encoded here:
- a CDS encoding alpha/beta fold hydrolase, with the protein product MFLDDPGIYYEVHGKGRPLVFLNGIMMNTLSWVEHVARLKDHFQLIIYDMRDQGQSNRLAEGYDNRIHAEDLKKLLDHLSLPKTHLCGLSYGGQVALIFSLKYPEMVDKLVLSNTSAYVDQYLLSMGEMWKRAARLYDGEAFFDLALIPIYSRAFYNNHYDWLANRRQLFKDFLTREWFDGFIRLASSNATYDLRAEMAAIKHPTLLIAAQEDIITPYVQMLEMSRAMANSQFVCIPEAGHAAFLEKIDTFCTLVKGFLG